ACACGCTGCCTATCTCGTCCACgtctcgtcgccgtcgccgtcatgGGCAACCGCGTGGCGAGGCTGGCGGCGCCCTGCTTCGCGCCGGCCCACCGCGCCgacggcgcgggggcggcggacgTGCCCACCACCAACGGGGCGCTCGATGACGGCAGCAGCATCGGCCACATTCTCAGCTTCGACGGCCGCGAGGGCCCGGCCTTCGCCGGCGCCATCCACGGCGTCCTGCTGCCGTCCAACCAGTCCACGCtgggctccgcggcggccggcggcggctccgtcCTCAACGATCAGATGTCCTTCTCCGGCTCGTCGTCCTTCGACAGCTCCAACTCCTTCTCGTTCCGGACGCTCCAGCCGCGGCAGTACTCGGGCCCGCTGGAGTACAGCACGTCGCCGTCGACGTCCGCGACGACCTCCGGCGTGTCGTCCGTGGCGCGGCAGGCCCCGCGCACCGACGAGCAGATCCTCGCCGACCTCTACGCCACGCGGCACCGGCGCCAGTGCCTGCAGCAGCAGGCGTCCAAGACGAGCCCGCTGCTCGGCGGCCTCCGCAGGGCCGTCGCCTCGGTGCTGCGTGCGGGCCCCTGCGCGTCCCCCGGCAGGAACCGGGACCTCCGCGGCGagcacgccgcggcggccggcaacggcggcggcgttcgcgCGGCGATCGGGAGCCACGCGGGCGAGGCCGCGACGGACAGGGTGCAGTGGGCGCGCGGGAAGGCCGGGGAGGACAGGGTGCACGTCGTCATGTCGGAGGAGCACGGGTGGATGTTCGTCGGCATCTACGACGGCTTCAACGGCCCCGACGCCACAGACTACCTCCTCGCCAACCTGTACGCCGCCGTGTGCCGCGAGCTCAGCGGCGTGCTCGCGGAGGAGGACGCCGACGCTGCTGATCGGCCCGacgggaagccgccgccgccgcggtgcaacggccgccgcgcggcgcggagccacgagcaggaggTGCTCGACGCGCTGGCGCGCGCCCTGGAGAGCACGGAGGCGGCGTTCTTCGCGGAGGCCGAGGAGCGCGCGGCCGAGTGCCCGGAGCTGGCGATGATGGGGTCGTGCGTGCTGGTGGTGCTGATGAAGGGCACCGACGTGTACGTGATGAACGTCGGGGACAGCCGCGCCGTGCTGGCGCAGCGGGCCGGGCCCGACCTGcctcagggcggcggcggcgccctcacCGGCGTCAACGAGGAGATCAATCGGCAGCTCGACGCGTGCGAGATGGGGGAGCTCGCCGCGCTGCAGCTCACCATGGACCACAGCACCAGCGTCTACAAGGTGAACGACGATCACTGAGTACTCCATCGCTTGTTCAATACTTCGATTCTCGGTTCGATTCTTGGTTCGATCGATGCAGGAGGCGAGACGGATCAGGAGCGAGCACCTAGACGATCCTGCCTGCATTGTGAATGACAGGGTGAAGGGTTCTCTCAAGGTGACGAGAGCCTTCGGAGCTGGCTACCTAAAAGAGGTGTGTACCAACAACGAACTATCATCATCACCTGTAAACGGAAGATTAATTTAATTAGGTAGCTCATTCTTTCTTCGTTGCTGAAAAATTAAAGTTAGAGAAGCCATCGATGTATCGGTCGAATAGAATATGATCTCCGCTTGCGTTGCAGCCCAGGTGGAACAAGGCGCTCCTGGAGGTTTTCCGGGTGAATTACGTCGGGACGTCGCCGTACATCAGCTGCCGGCCGTAcctccggcaccaccggcgGGGCTCGCGGGACAAGTTCATGATCCTCTCCTCCGACGGCCTCTACGACTACTTCACCAACGAGGAGGTGGTGGCGAAGGTGGAGGCCTTCACCGCCAGGTACCCCGACGAGGACCCCGCCAAGTACCTCAGCCACGAgatcctcctccgcgccgccaacCAAGCCGGTGAGCGTGTAGTCTGTTCCTGATTAACCAGTGGAAAGATCAAAGATATTTACTGACAGTGCTTATTAGTATATGCTTACGAGGACCTAATTGACCAAATTATTGTGATGACGCATGTAGGAATGGGGTTCCATGAGTTGCTCGAGGTTCAGCAAGGCGACCGGAGGAGATACCACGACGACGtctccatcatcatcatctcgtTGGAGGGGAAGAAATACGGTCCTAGGTCTATGAACTTCGCCAGTACTGATCATGACATTGTAATGGTAGCATGAACTATACTGATTTACAATGtacattgtaaaaaaaaaagacgatTATTTTTGAAGGACAGTAGTACCACACAGGGATAAATCTGCTTGTAGTTGACGAATTAGCTAGTCACAAAGGCAGTGAACAAAAGTTTTGGCGGCAGTTGCtcttttctgaatttgtttTCCCCCTTCTCACATAAAGGGGTCCAATTGTTTCAATTGATTTGACAGATTTTTAGCTAAAATCTACAACAAGTTACAATTGATTTTATAGATTTTGAGCTATGAACAATGTAATGATGAGCAGATATGCTATAGTATCTTCTTTGGATCTTCTGCAATTGGGGGATTGGACAAGAACGGGGGCGCTTGGGCCAAAAACCTTGCTTTGATCGCTTGCGGCCCGCTGATACGGGGCGGGATTAAGCCTGGCCCAAATGAAAGCAGCCCAGCCCAATATAAAACGAGGCCCGCTGCCACCCTTCTGCCGCCGGACGgtgggtataaaactgtaaattatgaaacaaaaaatatatttatgtataaaacgtttttaaaaaaaatagaaaaatagaaaaaggcCACCAACCGCAGAGCGACAGACACTGCCACTGCCGACCGTCGCGATCAGATCCTGCTGCGCAGCGCTGCCCCGaccatgccgccgccgtcgccgccgtcctccgcgtCGGCCCCGGCCTCGCGCCACCTGCGCCTCTggttgcgccgccgcggccgggccggcgccgccggggccaCCTTCGCCGTCGCGCTCCTCGCGGCCGCGCTGCTGCTCACGCTCTCTTACTACGCCTCCGCTCCCCTCGCGTCGGACGgcggctccgccgccaccggacGCAGCCCCGCCCTCGTCGGGCTCACGCTCGTCCGCCGAGCTCAGGAGAAGGGCGCGCGTGAGTTCCCGCTTCTCAATCCCCCTGCcgtttttcaaacttcaattccAAATTTCAACGCCGCTTTCTCTGGCTTCGGTTCCTCACTAGTACTCCACTAGGCACTAGCTAAGCGAAACTGGATTTGTTGTTTCTGTTTGGAGTTTGTGGTCACGGTTAGAGTGGGACTTTTTGCTGTTACTTTTGCAGTCTGCTTGGATGGGAGCGCGCCAGGGTACCATCTGCAGAGAGGGTCTGGGACAGGATCGCAGAGCTGGCTAATCCACTTGGAGGTAGGTGACGTTTTCAATCGAGTACAATTTTGGTACAGGCTCGTACACCTTTGGCCAATTGGTCTTATAGTTAGTTTTGTATACAATGCATGTGTTGTGAATTTGAACTCCTGGTATAGAAATGAGTGCAGAAGTGAGAATTGTCTCTCActgaagttgtgtcataatgaTAGGCACtattccttttcaaaaaaattttgatAGGCACTATTTGCTTGTGTGTGTTGTTAAGATGAATAAAAAAAGGTTATAAATGTCGTGGAGGATATAAATGTATGGCAGTGTGATGGGCTAAGGAGCATTTTCCATTTTCAGCAAAACATGATGTTGCAGTATCCCTAGTGGTGTAGTGATACTCTATTGTTTCAATGCTTTGTTCTTATGTTCCCTAAATTCTCTATGTTTCATGACCATTAGGGTGGAGGCTGGTGCCGTAATCTTAAGTCATGTGCCTCACGTCAGAGATCAATGTTGGGGTCGTCCCGGTACATGGAACACCAGGTTGAGTTTACTGGGATCTTGAGCGACGATAAATCCCAAAATCCTGGTATTGATGTTTCCTAACTATTTGAGGTTTCATGTTTGtcacctttttttttgtgtgtgtctTGCTAAAGAAATTGTATGATGTGTTTCTGTGTATGAATTGCAATGTTACACCCATTAATAtgtcttcagagttcagacctcAGGAGTTGTGCCTGCAGAGAAGTTTGACTTTActgtttacatttttttttcagaagcatCAAGTCCTCATCAATTTTCTCACCGTTCTTGAATTGGTATTTCACATATTAACCAGCTACTCTCCAGTCATTAGAACCTGACATTTCCGACAATTTTTTTTGTACTAGCGCCAGGCAAACTCCCCCAGTCGGATTCCAACCAGAGGGAGTAGATTATATTTCACTAATGATCATATTCACTAAATGTAATTAGCTAGCTAGCAGtctgttttagtttaatttacaGTTTTCCTGTTAACTGTGGTCGGCATTGCATCTCAAAGAGAGGCGTTCCTTTAGTAACTAAATGCTTTCAATTCTGTCTTAATCTCTCGCTGCAAACAGTGAATTTCTGAATTCTTTAATTCAGCAGTAAATTGTCATCCTTTTATATTTTGTCACATTAATAAGTTTCATATGTTCATACCTCTGTCAATTTGCAGATTTTTACAACTGGAATAAAGTGAAGATAAGGTATTGCGATGGGGCGTCATTTTCCGGTTATGTCAAAGAGGAGTTGCAGGTCTGATTTGCTTATTTTCCAACAAATGTGCTGTACAATCACTATGTACGCGTCTTATTCTGTGCATTCTTGCAGAATGGCACAAGATTCTACTTCAGAGGCCAGCGTATCTGGGAGGCAGTTATGAACGAACTTGTATTCAAGGGGCTCAGAAATGCTAAACAGGTCATTACTTGCAGTACTCAATTGCCTTcttttaccaaaaaaaaaagaaaaaagaaagaaaagggaaaaatacATTTCCTATTATGATACTCGGCATAGGAATGGTTGAACTGTATGAATCAATCAGTCACCATCTATATTCATGAACTTATTGTGCTCCATATGTGTTTTTAATTTGATCAAGTGAAGGTTACATCATAATAACAAAATGTGTCACTGGTGCACGATCAGTTTAATATGGATTGTTTCGCAAAGAAACACAATATGAACTGGGTTGTGGTACTGACAATTATCTGTAAATAATGGATTTCACTACGTATTACAATAGTATTAGTCGTATACTTTTGCATTCACCTAAGGGACCACTCTATCATTAAGTCATTGTCTGAGCTACTAAAGGACTATTTTGGACAGTCTGCATTGATGTTTTCTTGCTATCTAATACCCTGCACGGCACATTCATATCATGGATGCATATGTTGATTTCATACTTCATACTTCATCCTTTCCCATATAAGTAATTCAACCATTATACTGATGGTGTGATGCTGATATTCTATTTCCAGCTTTCAGGCTTTCCTAACAGGATGCTCTGCTGGTGGTCTAGCCACGTACATTCACTGTGATGCTTTTCGTACGCTGCTACCAAAGGATTCTAGGGTTAAATGTCTTGCAGACGGCGGCTTTTTCCTCAATGTGTATGTTTCTGTATGGTATCCTTTTGAATGTTATTGACACGTTTTGCcatttatttgtttcttttgtcACGTGTGCTGTATGGCTTATCTTTTCATATAAACAGGTGTAGTTCATCCTGGTGATAGCCTCAATGTTCCAAAAACAGCCAGTGGCAGGAAATCCTATTGGGAGACAGGATTTGCTGGGAAAAATCAGTCCAATTTAGGGAATATGAATGCTAATTCATTAGAGTTTAGATATCGTTGCTCTTATAGATTTGACGAATGAAAAGATTGTAGAAAAAATTGGTAGTGTTTATATACCAGTCCAAATCCTCAGTGAATGACAACTCAGGTACCAGCATCTGACAGTACAAGGAGTTATTATAGGACCTGAAAATGGGACCATCTGAAGTACTTGCATCTCACGCCATTCAATGTCAACAAAAAACCATTTCAATATTCAGATGCATTTTTGAACATGAGAGAAAGGCATTGCCAGTTATATATCTTTCTAGCTGATTAAGCGTTTCCAAATGCCAGCCTACAAGCATCAAATTTCACATTTGTTAAATTCACCAGTCAGGGATGAGACAGTACCTTCAGAAAATTTAAAAAGCACTGGAAAATGGGAATTGTACCACTTTTCTGTATACTTGGCTATCTAATTCATTTGTTCTGCTCTTCAATTACAGAGAAGACATTTCTGGGAAAAGAACAATGCAGTCTTTTTACAGTGATGTTGTCCGCCTTCAGGTTTCTTTCCATCTTTGACAACCTCCCaccatttttctctttttccaacattcatgttttttttctgaatGCTTCGTTTCAGGGTCTAAGGGAAAGGTTTACGCACTGTAACTCAAACATGGAGCCAGGCCAGGTTAGTACTTAGTGAGTTAATTTCCAGTATAATATAATAATTAACCTGTATCATCACTTATTGCTATAGCTGAACTTATGATATTCTAAAACTGCCACTTGTACTGTGTTTCAGTGTTTCTTTCCACATGAAGTTGTAAAACACATTGTCAACCCAGTATTCATTCTTAATCCAGCATATGATGCTTGGCAGGTATCCTCATCAGTATCCATCAGATTTCAGAGATGTCCTTTGTCTGTGTTAAAATATTAATTTCAATATATGCTTGAAACTTTTTCTTTCAGGTACAACATGCCTTAGCTCCAGAAGCATCTGACCCTCAGCATTCATGGCTGGACTGCAGACTGGATATTGCCAAGTGCAGCTCTGAGCAACTTGAGTTTCTCCAAGGTTGACACACCCTACATATAATGACATAATGTATTCCTGTTAACTTATCTGGCTTTCCGGATTCGTAGTCATGTTGTATTGACATGCacaacacaaaattttgcagGTTTCAGGAAAGAACTGCATGACGCCATAAGAGAAGTTAAGCAGAAAAGGGACTGGGGTTTTTATATCAACTCATGCTATGTTCATTGTCAATCGTTGAACTCGATCACCTGGCACTCTCCAACTTCCCCCAGGGTGAACAATAAGGTGCTGTTACAATCATATATAAAATTGGAGATAACAAGCTTgttacaaattttgaatcccactttGGCGATACTGTGCCTGACATCCTAATCTTAAATATGTATTCGTGAACTCTGAACAGAGCATTGCAGAAGCAGTTGGGGACTGGTTCTTCGACAGGAGAGGGGTTAAGGAAATAGATTGTGAATATCCCTGCAATCCGACATGCCACAACTTGGTTTTCACTAAGCCTTTCAAGATATGAAGTTTTGCCTTCTTTTCTGCTATGACTTTGTTGTAAAATTAGCAAATAAGCTtgttattattttttcaacttatTTTGGTGAGCGATACCCTGAAAACAATACTCGACAGTAAAGCTGTAAAAAGTTATCAGAATTATACACTTAGAAGTATGTTAACTGTATTGCTGTGTCACGATGATGCTATTGCTTTGCTGCAAGCTTAACTGATGCTTAAGAGTGACCCTGCCTTGTGTTAAAAACAGGGGAGCTGTCATTTTCCTTACAGGGACGGGCACCCTAAGGTTGTAGCATCAATCCAATATTCCAATCCAAGTGGGGTGTGGAGGTAGACGTTTCTGTCGAGCAAGGGGCACCCAGAACAGTGTCATGTCCCCCTCTTCCTGATGCAGACGTGCTCAACTTGGACGTGACATCCTCATCAGCTGTGGAGAACTATATAGGTACGCTATTTGTCCTTGTCAATCCCAtagttctcttttctttttcataccGAGTGAAACCAGTTTCGTTTTCACTATATGAGTTGGCTCGCTTAGAAGAGCTCCAGCTCCTAGAATTTGCAGCTAAATAACTCTGTAGATTAAACAAAGTGTTAAATACCCATTTTTAAGTCTAAACTGGGATTAAGATGACTCGACCCAGAAGCACCAGCACTAAACTGTAGTGGCACAGGTGCAATAAGCCTCGCTATTCTTGGATCACAGTAAGCTGAGTGACAACGACATTGGCGAGTGAGTGCTGGGTCATTAGTGCATGAACGGGCACTACAGAAAGGCAACTTGTGTTTCTCTTTTTGGTCATTTCATCGGCTGATAAGCTCAAGGGAAAAAAATGTGGTGCTTAGATATTTTTGTTTTAGACAGATTAGGGTATGTATCACCCGATGACATGCATCCTTGACAGCTAGCAAAGCTCCACAAATATCTCGCCTGCCTCAGCCTGCCTTCGTCACACACCCTCGAATACAATAGCGTTTGGTCAACCACGCAACCTGGAAATGCATCTATATTGGAGCTGGATGCATGGATATTTTCCAACACGCCTTGTCCCATTCAAAATAGACTTGACTATATGCCATGTTTGCTTGTCTGTTGCAGCTGTCTTTTAGTCTTGCAAACTCTGCATACGGACACAGTCGCTGCCGAAGAATTCCTAGCACTAGACACTGGTTGACGGGTTCCGGGAACTCTAGGTCGAGCGCCTAGCCGCCTAGTCGGCTAGTCCACCCGGCAGGTTTGGCTTAGCTTAAACGAGCCAGTCAGCCTTCAAATGATATGGCTAGAGTGATACACTTCACCCACAACTGCTCCTACAGACATCGCCCACCCTCGGCCCATGCTCCAATAAAAGGTGTATCATCTGTTCTTCCATTTCAGACTCATCTTGCAATAATGCAATCTCAAGCATGCATGATCGAAATTCTTATATGCATCTCACGGGATCATTGCAGCTACCATCCAAAAGCGCGTCCGCCATTCATTGAAGTAATGAAGTTGAAGGGCACACGTTTTACCAGATGTACGGCGTCACTCAATCTGCGGTGGCAGTGACTGAGCCATGAGCCATCAACAGTCTGTTCTGGCTCCGCCGCAGCCATCACGGACCATTGGCACCCGGCCAGAGCTGCGACAGCCGGACGGCGATGGCCGGTGGGCAGGCAGTCCCACCGGAGGCGGTGACCCTCACCAGTCCCGCACGCCCCAGTTACAGCGAGCGCCGGTACCCTGTCATCCCGGCAGGTGCAGGCAGGCGTATCTCACCTCAGATGATCCAAGCTACCGCCATCAATGGACCACCACCGTGCTCCccgtccggcgcggcggccccaTCAGAAGCGCAGAGCAGCCATTTAACACCAAGGCAACAAAAGACGGCCATGACCGGGCCGGAGACAGACCGGCAGAGCTCACATGCCATGGCAAGGCCACCAGCTTGGCACCTTCACATCACACCGCTGCTGCAACATGCCTCCATCAGATCACCAGGCCCAGTCCGCCAGCAGCAGTACCCCACTGTGTCTGTGATGCCATGAATGGAATAGGCGAGCTCCCCCGACAGTTACATCGATGGTACATGCCCTGTGGCTCAAGCAAGCATAGCATAGGAATGGGACGCCAAGGAATCTATAGCTGATGGTGACAATGGAACATGGCGCGGCCAGGTGAATCCTGGCACGCCGGAAAAATAGGGCAGGCGAAGAGACATAGCGAGACACTACTTATTTAGCTCCTATCTAGTATATAAACTCACGATCACCTCTCCCGACACATTGCTTGGATTGGGATTG
The nucleotide sequence above comes from Panicum virgatum strain AP13 chromosome 3K, P.virgatum_v5, whole genome shotgun sequence. Encoded proteins:
- the LOC120697223 gene encoding putative protein phosphatase 2C 46, which produces MGNRVARLAAPCFAPAHRADGAGAADVPTTNGALDDGSSIGHILSFDGREGPAFAGAIHGVLLPSNQSTLGSAAAGGGSVLNDQMSFSGSSSFDSSNSFSFRTLQPRQYSGPLEYSTSPSTSATTSGVSSVARQAPRTDEQILADLYATRHRRQCLQQQASKTSPLLGGLRRAVASVLRAGPCASPGRNRDLRGEHAAAAGNGGGVRAAIGSHAGEAATDRVQWARGKAGEDRVHVVMSEEHGWMFVGIYDGFNGPDATDYLLANLYAAVCRELSGVLAEEDADAADRPDGKPPPPRCNGRRAARSHEQEVLDALARALESTEAAFFAEAEERAAECPELAMMGSCVLVVLMKGTDVYVMNVGDSRAVLAQRAGPDLPQGGGGALTGVNEEINRQLDACEMGELAALQLTMDHSTSVYKEARRIRSEHLDDPACIVNDRVKGSLKVTRAFGAGYLKEPRWNKALLEVFRVNYVGTSPYISCRPYLRHHRRGSRDKFMILSSDGLYDYFTNEEVVAKVEAFTARYPDEDPAKYLSHEILLRAANQAGMGFHELLEVQQGDRRRYHDDVSIIIISLEGKKYGPRSMNFASTDHDIVMVA
- the LOC120697217 gene encoding pectin acetylesterase 5-like; this translates as MPPPSPPSSASAPASRHLRLWLRRRGRAGAAGATFAVALLAAALLLTLSYYASAPLASDGGSAATGRSPALVGLTLVRRAQEKGALCLDGSAPGYHLQRGSGTGSQSWLIHLEGGGWCRNLKSCASRQRSMLGSSRYMEHQVEFTGILSDDKSQNPDFYNWNKVKIRYCDGASFSGYVKEELQNGTRFYFRGQRIWEAVMNELVFKGLRNAKQAFLTGCSAGGLATYIHCDAFRTLLPKDSRVKCLADGGFFLNVEDISGKRTMQSFYSDVVRLQGLRERFTHCNSNMEPGQCFFPHEVVKHIVNPVFILNPAYDAWQVQHALAPEASDPQHSWLDCRLDIAKCSSEQLEFLQGFRKELHDAIREVKQKRDWGFYINSCYVHCQSLNSITWHSPTSPRVNNKSIAEAVGDWFFDRRGVKEIDCEYPCNPTCHNLVFTKPFKI